A part of Microbulbifer sp. MI-G genomic DNA contains:
- the fldB gene encoding flavodoxin FldB: MQSVQAPIGLFYGSSTCYTEMAAEKIRQCIGPQWVDLHNVAEADITLAEDYDFLLFGIPTWDYGELQEDWENIWDELAALDLNGKAVALFGLGDQEGYPQWFQDALGYLHAQLVACGARPLGYWPAQDYAFEQSKGLTPDGSQFVGLALDEENASDLSEARIQHWCAQVMREFGLREEA, encoded by the coding sequence ATGCAAAGCGTCCAAGCCCCTATAGGACTGTTTTACGGCTCCAGTACCTGCTACACCGAAATGGCTGCGGAAAAAATCCGCCAGTGTATCGGGCCACAGTGGGTAGACCTGCACAATGTGGCCGAGGCAGATATCACCCTTGCGGAGGATTACGATTTCCTGCTGTTTGGTATTCCCACCTGGGACTATGGCGAGCTGCAGGAGGACTGGGAGAATATCTGGGACGAGTTGGCTGCCCTGGATCTAAATGGCAAGGCCGTGGCCCTGTTCGGCCTCGGCGACCAGGAAGGCTATCCCCAGTGGTTTCAGGATGCACTGGGTTACCTGCACGCCCAATTGGTAGCCTGTGGCGCCCGTCCCCTGGGCTACTGGCCTGCGCAAGACTATGCCTTCGAGCAGTCCAAGGGGCTAACACCGGACGGCAGCCAATTTGTGGGCCTCGCCCTGGACGAGGAAAACGCATCTGACCTCAGCGAAGCGCGTATCCAGCACTGGTGCGCCCAGGTAATGCGCGAGTTTGGTTTGCGGGAAGAGGCCTGA
- the trmL gene encoding tRNA (uridine(34)/cytosine(34)/5-carboxymethylaminomethyluridine(34)-2'-O)-methyltransferase TrmL yields the protein MFKIVLYQPEIAPNTGNIIRLCANTGAELHLIEPLGFHMDDKRLRRAGLDYSEYSPVVRHRDWQAFIDSEQPVRVLALSTKGSRCHSAVEYQRGDAIVFGPETRGLPAAFLQAVGAQNTLRIPMRAESRSINLSNAAAIVIYEAWRQQSFSGAVARW from the coding sequence ATGTTCAAGATTGTTCTATACCAACCGGAAATAGCCCCCAACACCGGCAATATTATCCGGCTCTGTGCCAATACCGGTGCCGAACTGCACCTGATTGAGCCTCTCGGCTTCCATATGGACGACAAGCGCCTACGCCGTGCCGGGCTCGATTACAGCGAGTACAGCCCTGTAGTACGCCACCGGGACTGGCAGGCCTTTATCGATAGTGAACAGCCCGTACGGGTACTGGCACTCTCTACCAAGGGCAGTCGCTGCCACTCCGCCGTGGAATACCAGCGTGGAGACGCCATCGTCTTCGGCCCCGAAACACGCGGTCTGCCCGCAGCATTTCTGCAGGCTGTCGGTGCACAAAACACCCTGCGTATCCCCATGCGCGCCGAAAGCCGCAGTATCAATCTGTCCAACGCCGCCGCCATCGTTATTTACGAGGCCTGGCGTCAGCAGAGCTTCAGCGGCGCCGTCGCCCGTTGGTGA
- a CDS encoding glycine cleavage system protein R: MQHHLVISMICDDRPGVVETLSAVIADNGGNWEDSHMAHFAGKFAGILRVAIPMEKSRCLRNALADLAQEGYNLVIEDAVAVIAPSRQTLTLKLVGNDRPGIVREISRALTARHINMEQLETTYSSTPWSGEPLFCAECRISVTKEPDFDGLRDELDQIAIELGVEIDCEEIATAR; the protein is encoded by the coding sequence ATGCAACACCATCTGGTTATCTCCATGATCTGCGACGACAGGCCCGGTGTTGTGGAAACGCTCTCTGCGGTCATAGCAGATAACGGTGGCAACTGGGAAGACAGCCATATGGCACACTTTGCTGGAAAATTTGCCGGCATTCTGCGCGTTGCCATCCCCATGGAAAAAAGCCGGTGTCTGAGAAACGCCCTCGCCGATTTGGCCCAGGAAGGATACAACTTGGTGATCGAGGATGCTGTCGCTGTCATTGCCCCATCCCGACAGACATTGACTCTCAAACTGGTGGGCAATGACCGCCCGGGTATAGTGCGCGAGATCTCTCGCGCCCTTACCGCCCGCCACATCAATATGGAACAATTGGAGACCACCTACAGCAGTACCCCCTGGAGTGGCGAGCCGCTGTTTTGTGCCGAGTGCAGGATCAGTGTGACCAAAGAACCGGATTTTGACGGGCTGCGCGATGAACTCGATCAAATTGCCATCGAACTGGGGGTGGAGATCGACTGCGAAGAGATCGCCACTGCCCGTTAA
- a CDS encoding MTH1187 family thiamine-binding protein: MKVIADLCVIPLGVGLSVSAYVAECERVLAEAGLTHELHAYGTNIEGEWDAVMAAVKMCHERVHAMGAERISTSLKLGTRLDRNQSLQDKIDSVRSKLD; encoded by the coding sequence ATGAAAGTGATTGCCGATTTGTGTGTTATTCCCCTGGGAGTGGGGCTGTCTGTTAGCGCATATGTGGCAGAGTGCGAAAGAGTGTTGGCAGAAGCCGGGCTCACCCATGAACTGCATGCGTACGGTACCAATATCGAAGGAGAGTGGGATGCGGTAATGGCTGCAGTTAAGATGTGCCACGAACGGGTGCATGCAATGGGCGCCGAACGCATCAGCACCAGCCTGAAGTTGGGAACCCGTTTGGACCGCAACCAGTCTTTACAAGATAAAATCGACAGCGTGCGGTCGAAGCTGGATTAA
- a CDS encoding class I SAM-dependent methyltransferase yields MTINIKKSLLALAGALVLSGGAQAADLDSVVKGDHRSEETSARDQYRHPVETLKFIGIKPEMTVVEITPGGGWYTEILGPYLSEKGKLYAAHFPEDSESDYYQRSLKRFKEKLASDEKAYKRIVVTEFSPQTGREIAPAASADAVVTFRNVHNWMYRGYEDKAFASFFAALKPGGVLGVVEHRAKPGTSMEEMIKSGYVTQDYVIAVAKKAGFELEESSEVNANPKDTARHPKGVWTLPPSLRLGDEDKEKYLAIGESDRMTLRFRKPKP; encoded by the coding sequence ATGACGATCAATATTAAGAAATCCCTGCTGGCCCTGGCCGGCGCACTGGTCCTGTCCGGAGGCGCCCAGGCTGCAGATCTGGATTCTGTGGTTAAGGGAGATCACCGCAGCGAGGAAACCAGCGCACGGGATCAGTACCGCCATCCGGTGGAAACCCTGAAATTTATAGGGATAAAACCGGAGATGACGGTGGTTGAAATTACTCCTGGAGGCGGCTGGTACACAGAAATTCTTGGCCCCTATCTCAGCGAGAAGGGCAAGCTCTACGCGGCGCATTTTCCCGAAGACAGTGAGTCTGACTATTACCAGCGCTCTCTGAAACGTTTCAAGGAGAAGCTGGCTTCCGATGAAAAAGCCTATAAACGTATTGTAGTTACGGAGTTCTCCCCGCAGACTGGGCGCGAGATAGCACCCGCCGCCAGTGCCGATGCGGTAGTGACTTTCCGCAATGTGCACAATTGGATGTACCGCGGCTACGAAGACAAGGCCTTTGCCAGTTTCTTTGCCGCCCTCAAGCCCGGCGGTGTGTTGGGTGTGGTGGAGCACCGTGCTAAACCCGGTACCAGCATGGAGGAAATGATCAAAAGCGGTTATGTCACCCAGGACTATGTGATTGCAGTGGCCAAAAAGGCGGGTTTTGAGCTGGAAGAAAGCAGTGAGGTCAACGCCAATCCGAAGGATACGGCCCGGCATCCAAAGGGGGTCTGGACCCTGCCACCGTCCCTGCGCCTGGGGGATGAGGATAAGGAAAAGTATCTGGCCATCGGGGAAAGTGATCGTATGACCCTGCGTTTTCGCAAGCCGAAACCCTGA
- a CDS encoding YheU family protein has protein sequence MLIPFEQLNPATLQSLLEEYATREGTDYGEREVALSEKVSSLRRQLQSGEVVIWFDADEASVNLVLARDLPQDV, from the coding sequence ATGCTTATCCCCTTTGAACAGCTCAATCCCGCCACGCTGCAAAGTCTCCTGGAAGAGTATGCCACCCGCGAAGGCACTGATTACGGTGAGCGCGAGGTAGCGCTGTCGGAAAAGGTATCGAGCCTGCGACGCCAGTTACAGTCCGGTGAGGTGGTCATCTGGTTCGATGCGGATGAGGCGTCTGTGAACCTGGTACTGGCTCGGGACCTGCCCCAAGATGTCTGA
- a CDS encoding alpha/beta family hydrolase has protein sequence MSEYLINRPKAPRARFLCAHGAGAPMDSRFMQVLAQGLCALGIEVIRFEFPYMAQRRTGGSRRPPNTMPQLLHCFGAQIARQLDDLPLYIGGKSMGGRVASLIADESFEKGLIAGLVCLGYPFHPRGKPEKLRTQHLAGISCPMLIVQGDRDPLGSCAEVAGYELSHAVEIAWLEDGDHDFKPRRASGLTQARHWQSAQAVVAQFMLRSRGSQATASCIGGPGARR, from the coding sequence ATGTCTGAGTACTTGATAAACCGCCCCAAGGCGCCCCGCGCGCGCTTCCTGTGTGCCCACGGTGCTGGTGCCCCCATGGACAGTCGGTTTATGCAGGTGCTGGCCCAGGGGTTGTGTGCTCTGGGGATTGAAGTGATTCGTTTCGAGTTCCCCTATATGGCCCAGCGCCGCACCGGCGGGAGCCGGCGCCCGCCCAATACCATGCCTCAACTGTTGCACTGTTTCGGCGCGCAGATAGCCCGGCAACTGGACGATTTGCCCTTGTATATTGGTGGCAAGTCCATGGGGGGCAGGGTTGCGAGTCTGATTGCCGATGAGAGTTTTGAGAAGGGCTTAATCGCCGGTTTGGTATGTCTGGGCTACCCGTTCCACCCCAGGGGGAAACCGGAAAAGCTGCGTACACAGCATCTGGCTGGTATTTCCTGTCCAATGCTTATTGTACAAGGAGACCGGGACCCTCTGGGTAGCTGTGCCGAAGTGGCGGGCTACGAATTGTCACATGCCGTTGAGATCGCGTGGCTGGAAGATGGAGACCACGACTTTAAGCCCCGTCGCGCCAGTGGATTGACCCAGGCCCGGCATTGGCAGTCGGCACAGGCGGTCGTGGCGCAGTTTATGCTCCGCTCCAGAGGGTCGCAAGCCACCGCTTCCTGTATCGGCGGGCCTGGAGCGCGCAGGTGA
- the tusA gene encoding sulfurtransferase TusA, translated as MKSDHTLDTRGLLCPEPLMLLHSAVRDVADGEVLKMLATDPSTQRDVPKFCQFLGYELLQQAGENDEFVYWIKKAE; from the coding sequence ATGAAGTCAGATCACACCCTCGATACCCGCGGCCTGCTGTGCCCAGAGCCGCTGATGTTATTGCATTCGGCGGTGCGTGATGTCGCCGATGGGGAGGTATTGAAAATGCTTGCCACCGACCCTTCCACCCAGCGGGATGTCCCCAAATTCTGTCAGTTTCTCGGCTATGAGCTGCTTCAACAAGCCGGGGAAAACGACGAGTTCGTATATTGGATCAAAAAGGCGGAATAG